The Methanobacterium sp. BAmetb5 genome includes a region encoding these proteins:
- the acs gene encoding acetate--CoA ligase alpha subunit codes for MLDMFNAKSVAVIGASETKGKIGYDLMTSLLNYYKGKIVPVNPKGGTVLGLPAYKSIKEHGHVDLAVIVIPSHLIPATVEDCGEIGIKNIVVISAGFKEVDEEGARLENQLVEICKKYNIKLVGPNCLGVMDTYNDMNASFSSDIAHKGKISFMTQSGAIMAAILDYADKKNIGFSRIVSLGNKAVINENDCMKNFMEDENTEVITAYLEGIVDGPGFIEACREASQKKPVLVIKSGTTSKGSEAVSSHTGTIAGSDSAYEAAFGQCGIIRVNSLDEMMDYSSALALAPLPKGNRIAIITNAGGPAIMTTDAAIKAGLELAELTTDTKAKLNEGLPATASVKNPVDVLGDASPERYAFTLETVLEDPNVDGVIYLVTPQSVTEPEGIAQVAIDHAQKTEKPILCSFFGGTRFEGAEKLLAEKQVPNYLYPKRAVKSMKTLYDYTVIREQDYPKSPEFDADKNLVKNIIEDAREKGKHTLGLESLDILKAYGIPTVGTAITTTEEETVKAAEEIGYPLVMKIVSPQISHKSDVGGIKLNLNSADEVKAAYQDMMENIPEKEPEAVLEGVQLQKMLSGGTEVIIGMIQDPTFGSMLMFGLGGIYVEVLEDVKFAIAPVNEGEAKDMIKNIKTHELLEGARGAKPKDVDSIADVILRISQLVTDFPEINEFEINPLMVFDEGDGALAVDMRLMLKEGGSNDLLQSSPHSSSLESGVN; via the coding sequence ATGCTTGATATGTTTAATGCAAAATCAGTTGCAGTAATCGGTGCATCAGAGACAAAGGGTAAAATTGGTTACGATTTAATGACCTCCCTTTTAAATTATTATAAAGGAAAAATCGTACCAGTAAACCCGAAGGGAGGCACAGTACTGGGATTGCCTGCATACAAATCCATAAAAGAACATGGACACGTAGACCTGGCAGTTATAGTCATACCATCCCACCTGATCCCGGCCACAGTGGAAGATTGTGGAGAGATAGGAATAAAAAACATCGTTGTAATCTCTGCAGGGTTTAAAGAGGTTGATGAGGAAGGAGCCAGACTGGAAAACCAGCTGGTGGAGATCTGTAAAAAATACAACATCAAACTGGTGGGACCCAACTGTCTGGGCGTAATGGACACCTACAATGATATGAATGCATCATTCTCTTCTGATATTGCCCACAAGGGTAAAATATCATTCATGACTCAGTCCGGAGCCATCATGGCTGCTATCCTTGATTACGCTGATAAAAAGAACATTGGTTTCTCCCGTATTGTCAGCCTGGGAAACAAGGCCGTCATCAATGAAAACGACTGTATGAAGAACTTCATGGAAGATGAAAACACCGAAGTTATCACTGCCTACCTGGAAGGTATAGTGGATGGTCCGGGCTTTATAGAAGCCTGCAGAGAGGCTTCCCAGAAAAAACCAGTTCTGGTTATAAAATCCGGTACCACCTCCAAGGGATCCGAGGCTGTTTCCTCCCACACCGGTACCATTGCCGGTTCTGACTCAGCCTACGAAGCCGCTTTTGGCCAGTGTGGAATTATACGGGTGAACTCCCTGGACGAAATGATGGACTACAGTAGTGCTCTGGCACTGGCACCTCTCCCTAAAGGTAACCGGATAGCTATAATCACCAATGCCGGCGGACCAGCCATTATGACCACCGATGCAGCTATAAAGGCCGGACTGGAACTTGCCGAACTAACAACAGACACCAAAGCAAAATTAAACGAAGGACTACCAGCCACGGCCAGTGTTAAAAACCCGGTGGATGTCCTCGGTGATGCCAGCCCGGAAAGGTACGCCTTCACCCTGGAAACTGTCCTAGAGGACCCTAATGTAGACGGGGTAATCTACCTGGTAACCCCACAGTCCGTCACCGAACCGGAAGGAATTGCCCAGGTGGCCATTGACCACGCCCAGAAAACAGAAAAACCAATCCTGTGCAGTTTCTTTGGAGGAACCCGATTTGAAGGGGCAGAAAAACTCCTGGCAGAAAAACAGGTCCCTAACTACCTCTACCCTAAAAGAGCAGTTAAAAGCATGAAAACCCTGTATGATTACACTGTCATCCGGGAACAGGATTATCCAAAGTCCCCGGAATTCGATGCTGATAAAAATCTGGTTAAAAACATAATTGAGGATGCACGGGAAAAGGGTAAGCATACCCTGGGCTTAGAATCACTGGATATCCTGAAAGCATATGGCATACCCACGGTGGGAACAGCCATTACCACCACCGAAGAAGAGACAGTTAAAGCCGCCGAAGAAATAGGATATCCCCTGGTTATGAAGATCGTATCCCCCCAGATTTCCCATAAATCTGATGTGGGCGGAATAAAACTCAACCTTAACAGTGCTGACGAGGTTAAAGCAGCCTACCAGGACATGATGGAGAACATCCCTGAAAAGGAACCTGAAGCAGTTCTGGAGGGTGTTCAGTTACAGAAAATGCTCTCCGGTGGTACAGAAGTGATCATCGGTATGATTCAGGACCCCACCTTCGGTTCCATGCTCATGTTTGGACTGGGTGGTATATACGTGGAAGTACTGGAAGATGTTAAATTTGCCATTGCCCCTGTAAATGAAGGCGAGGCCAAGGATATGATAAAGAACATCAAAACCCACGAATTATTAGAAGGTGCCCGTGGAGCCAAACCCAAGGATGTGGATTCCATTGCCGATGTTATACTGAGAATTTCCCAACTGGTCACTGACTTCCCAGAAATCAATGAGTTCGAAATCAACCCCTTGATGGTTTTCGATGAAGGAGACGGTGCACTGGCAGTAGATATGAGACTCATGTTGAAAGAGGGTGGATCCAATGATTTACTACAGTCCTCCCCTCACTCATCCAGTCTGGAATCCGGTGTGAATTAA